From Eptesicus fuscus isolate TK198812 chromosome 22, DD_ASM_mEF_20220401, whole genome shotgun sequence, a single genomic window includes:
- the RIIAD1 gene encoding RIIa domain-containing protein 1 — protein sequence MTTLEDGQLGPDPGALSPEQLEKLRDYKIQTRIANEKYLRSHKEVELLLSGFFREMFLKRPENIREFAADYFTDPRLPNKIHTQLIKEKKGA from the exons ATGACGACGCTGGAGGACGGGCAGCTGGGGCCTGACCCCGGGGCGCTGAGCCCCGAGCAGCTGGAGAAGCTGCGCGACTACAAG ATTCAGACGCGGATTGCTAACGAAAAGTACCTGCGATCCCACAAAGAGGTGGAGCTGCTGCTCAGTGGTTTCTTCCG AGAAATGTTTCTGAAAAGGCCAGAAAACATCCGAGAATTTGCTGCAG ACTATTTCACGGATCCAAGACTTCCCAACAAGATTCACACGCAGCTCATTAAGGAGAAGAAAGGGGCTTAA
- the CELF3 gene encoding CUGBP Elav-like family member 3 isoform X1: MKEPDAIKLFVGQIPRHLEEKDLKPIFEQFGRIFELTVIKDKYTGLHKGCAFLTYCARDSALKAQSALHEQKTLPGMNRPIQVKPADSESRGEDRKLFVGMLGKQQTDEDVRKMFEPFGTIDECTVLRGPDGTSKGCAFVKFQTHAEAQAAINTLHSSRTLPGASSSLVVKFADTEKERGLRRMQQVATQLGMFSPIALQFGAYSAYTQALMQQQAALVAAHSAYLSPMATMAAVQMQHMAAINANGLIATPITPSSGTSTPPAIAATPVSAIPAALGVNGYSPVPTQPAGQPAPDALYPNGVHPYPAQSPAAPVDPLQQAYAGMQHYTAAYPAAYSLVAPAFPQPPALVAQQPPPPPQQQQQQQQQQQQQQQQQQQQQQQREGPDGCNIFIYHLPQEFTDSEILQMFVPFGHVISAKVFVDRATNQSKCFGFVSFDNPASAQAAIQAMNGFQIGMKRLKVQLKRPKDANRPY; this comes from the exons ATGAAGGAGCCGGATGCCATCAAGCTGTTTGTGGGGCAGATCCCGAGGCATCTGGAGGAAAAGGACCTGAAGCCCATCTTCGAACAGTTTGGTCGGATCTTCGAGCTGACTGTCATCAAGGACAAGTACACGGGGCTGCACAAGG gaTGTGCCTTCCTGACATACTGTGCCCGCGATTCAGCCCTGAAGGCCCAGAGCGCCCTGCACGAACAGAAGACGCTGCCAGGG aTGAACAGACCAATCCAGGTGAAGCCAGCCGACAGCGAGAGCCGAGGAG aAGACCGGAAGCTCTTTGTGGGGATGCTCGGGAAGCAGCAGACAGAtgaggacgtccggaagatgttcGAGCCTTTTGGGACCATAGACGAGTGCACTGTGCTGCGGGGGCCAGATGGCACCAGCAAAG GCTGCGCCTTCGTGAAGTTCCAGACCCACGCCGAGGCCCAGGCAGCTATCAACACCCTGCACAGCAGCCGGACCCTGCCG GGCGCCTCGTCCAGCCTGGTGGTGAAGTTCGCCGACACGGAGAAGGAGCGAGGTCTCCGCCGGATGCAGCAGGTGGCCACCCAGCTGGGCATGTTCAGCCCCATCGCCCTCCAGTTTGGAGCCTACAGCGCCTACACCCAGGCC CTGATGCAGCAGCAGGCGGCCCTGGTGGCGGCTCACAGTGCCTACCTCAGCCCCATGGCCACCATGGCTGCCGTGCAGATGCAACACATGGCCGCCATCAACGCCAATGGCCTCatcgccacccccatcaccccgtcCTCAG gaACCAGCACCCCTCCTGCCATCGCTGCCACGCCTGTCTCGGCGATCCCTGCCGCCCTGGGCGTCAACGGCTACAGCCCGGTGCCCACCCAGCCGGCCGGGCAGCCTGCTCCTGATGCTCTGTATCCCAACGGGGTTCACCCCTAcccag cccagagccccgcGGCCCCCGTGGACCCCCTGCAGCAGGCCTACGCGGGGATGCAGCACTACACAG cagcctACCCAGCAGCCTACAGCCTGGTTGCGCCTGCGTTCCCGCAGCCTCCTGCCCTGGTCGcccagcagcccccgcccccaccccagcagcagcagcagcagcagcagcagcaacagcagcagcagcagcagcaacagcagcagcaacagcagcgggAAG GCCCTGACGGCTGCAACATCTTCATCTACCACCTGCCCCAGGAGTTCACGGACTCGGAGATCCTCCAGATGTTCGTCCCCTTTGGCCACGTCATCTCAGCCAAAGTCTTTGTTGACCGGGCCACCAATCAGAGCAAGTGTTTTG GCTTTGTGAGTTTCGACAATCCGGCCAGCGCCCAGGCTGCCATCCAGGCCATGAACGGTTTCCAGATTGGCATGAAGCGCCTCAAAGTCCAGCTGAAGCGGCCTAAGGATGCCAACCGGCCCTACTGA
- the CELF3 gene encoding CUGBP Elav-like family member 3 isoform X2 translates to MKEPDAIKLFVGQIPRHLEEKDLKPIFEQFGRIFELTVIKDKYTGLHKGCAFLTYCARDSALKAQSALHEQKTLPGMNRPIQVKPADSESRGEDRKLFVGMLGKQQTDEDVRKMFEPFGTIDECTVLRGPDGTSKGCAFVKFQTHAEAQAAINTLHSSRTLPGASSSLVVKFADTEKERGLRRMQQVATQLGMFSPIALQFGAYSAYTQALMQQQAALVAAHSAYLSPMATMAAVQMQHMAAINANGLIATPITPSSGTSTPPAIAATPVSAIPAALGVNGYSPVPTQPAGQPAPDALYPNGVHPYPAQSPAAPVDPLQQAYAGMQHYTAYPAAYSLVAPAFPQPPALVAQQPPPPPQQQQQQQQQQQQQQQQQQQQQQQREGPDGCNIFIYHLPQEFTDSEILQMFVPFGHVISAKVFVDRATNQSKCFGFVSFDNPASAQAAIQAMNGFQIGMKRLKVQLKRPKDANRPY, encoded by the exons ATGAAGGAGCCGGATGCCATCAAGCTGTTTGTGGGGCAGATCCCGAGGCATCTGGAGGAAAAGGACCTGAAGCCCATCTTCGAACAGTTTGGTCGGATCTTCGAGCTGACTGTCATCAAGGACAAGTACACGGGGCTGCACAAGG gaTGTGCCTTCCTGACATACTGTGCCCGCGATTCAGCCCTGAAGGCCCAGAGCGCCCTGCACGAACAGAAGACGCTGCCAGGG aTGAACAGACCAATCCAGGTGAAGCCAGCCGACAGCGAGAGCCGAGGAG aAGACCGGAAGCTCTTTGTGGGGATGCTCGGGAAGCAGCAGACAGAtgaggacgtccggaagatgttcGAGCCTTTTGGGACCATAGACGAGTGCACTGTGCTGCGGGGGCCAGATGGCACCAGCAAAG GCTGCGCCTTCGTGAAGTTCCAGACCCACGCCGAGGCCCAGGCAGCTATCAACACCCTGCACAGCAGCCGGACCCTGCCG GGCGCCTCGTCCAGCCTGGTGGTGAAGTTCGCCGACACGGAGAAGGAGCGAGGTCTCCGCCGGATGCAGCAGGTGGCCACCCAGCTGGGCATGTTCAGCCCCATCGCCCTCCAGTTTGGAGCCTACAGCGCCTACACCCAGGCC CTGATGCAGCAGCAGGCGGCCCTGGTGGCGGCTCACAGTGCCTACCTCAGCCCCATGGCCACCATGGCTGCCGTGCAGATGCAACACATGGCCGCCATCAACGCCAATGGCCTCatcgccacccccatcaccccgtcCTCAG gaACCAGCACCCCTCCTGCCATCGCTGCCACGCCTGTCTCGGCGATCCCTGCCGCCCTGGGCGTCAACGGCTACAGCCCGGTGCCCACCCAGCCGGCCGGGCAGCCTGCTCCTGATGCTCTGTATCCCAACGGGGTTCACCCCTAcccag cccagagccccgcGGCCCCCGTGGACCCCCTGCAGCAGGCCTACGCGGGGATGCAGCACTACACAG cctACCCAGCAGCCTACAGCCTGGTTGCGCCTGCGTTCCCGCAGCCTCCTGCCCTGGTCGcccagcagcccccgcccccaccccagcagcagcagcagcagcagcagcagcaacagcagcagcagcagcagcaacagcagcagcaacagcagcgggAAG GCCCTGACGGCTGCAACATCTTCATCTACCACCTGCCCCAGGAGTTCACGGACTCGGAGATCCTCCAGATGTTCGTCCCCTTTGGCCACGTCATCTCAGCCAAAGTCTTTGTTGACCGGGCCACCAATCAGAGCAAGTGTTTTG GCTTTGTGAGTTTCGACAATCCGGCCAGCGCCCAGGCTGCCATCCAGGCCATGAACGGTTTCCAGATTGGCATGAAGCGCCTCAAAGTCCAGCTGAAGCGGCCTAAGGATGCCAACCGGCCCTACTGA